A part of Saccharomyces cerevisiae S288C chromosome XIV, complete sequence genomic DNA contains:
- the PSY2 gene encoding Psy2p (Subunit of protein phosphatase PP4 complex; Pph3p and Psy2p form the active complex, Psy4p may provide additional substrate specificity; regulates recovery from the DNA damage checkpoint, the gene conversion- and single-strand annealing-mediated pathways of meiotic double-strand break repair and efficient Non-Homologous End-Joining (NHEJ) pathway; Pph3p and Psy2p localize to foci on meiotic chromosomes; putative homolog of mammalian R3), whose amino-acid sequence MSLPGTPTTSPTPMDEDTEQAVSVNTEPKRVKVYILENNEWKDTGTGFCIGEVDEGKFAYLVVSDEDSPTETLLKSKLEGNIEYQRQEETLIVWKDLGGKDIALSFEESMGCDTLCEFIVHVQRNIESNISLVTVKSSDNGLGSVHDIITGPVTLPSNDQQQNSQTLLEALKILNENTSFDFLKNETIEFILQSNYIDTLISHFHKAEEEKIPKDLFLLSNIIKTLILYNKRDILESMVEDDRIMGIVGILEYDTEYPTSKANHRKYLGSKGPNFKEVIPLENEDLKIIMKKCFRLQFLKDVVLVRFLDDHNFNLISEIVMDLETCIIDFLQVGTFLDRLIELYDTKTLPESSSEKEKFVQKRKDGIRLLQQCVQMSINLDAVDRSKFYKTLVRKGLFKVLDYAFHMETDSNVRILATDTIITIIEHDILLIHNVQNEDSFKRQHKSAPDDKSSHRKYPQDYSSSTDSKLLLILSTILLSDRSPGLREQVVQALNTLLHPEGCVGNGEGSYDLMGRSNYEAKNTSEDFPSFSYGLNSDSINLNNYHYSSDEMNNLEPESESEFQVMEYFANFYNKIAPILFGPLIKKDITTEMAEIDGQIEKVTKDDLLLIHLVKLVSFVCTEHDRVLSRRFILENGILDSVSKLIGGNHMMQLRLTAVRCIKNLMCLDDKYYHRYMISKNLYAPVFKLFQENIDKNNLANSCIQDFFRIIITECRAYQSDGHNRKEKTNGSYDGNGNDVKTNVNNNRTNFTILNKYLVQTYGDVLRKATDIPFIQDMLETGEENQPDHSSFENSIEGGNDISVNMSTDGFASNHLEDIDIKNVKRLHSEIEHFENDPHYSGDQLAFKKSVDQMNAST is encoded by the coding sequence ATGTCATTACCGGGTACACCTACTACATCTCCGACCCCGATGGATGAGGATACTGAACAAGCCGTTTCGGTTAATACTGAACCCAAAAGAGTAAAGGTTTACATTTTAGAGAACAACGAATGGAAAGACACAGGTACAGGGTTTTGTATAGGGGAGGTGGACGAAGGTAAGTTCGCATATCTTGTTGTCTCAGATGAAGACTCCCCAACTGAAACTTTACTAAAATCCAAACTAGAAGGAAATATTGAATATCAACGGCAGGAGGAAACGCTTATTGTTTGGAAGGATTTAGGGGGGAAAGATATAGCCTTGagttttgaagaaagtaTGGGATGTGACACCTTATGTGAATTCATTGTTCACGTCCAAAGGAACATAGAgtcaaatatttctttagTCACCGTAAAATCCAGCGACAACGGACTCGGGTCTGTTCACGACATTATAACGGGCCCTGTGACCTTGCCCTCCAACGACCAGCAACAGAATAGTCAAACTTTACTAGAAGCtctaaagattttgaatgaaaatactTCTTTcgattttttgaaaaacgaAACCATTGAGTTTATCCTCCAGTCAAATTACATTGATACACTGATTTCTCATTTCCACaaagcagaagaagaaaagatacCGAAGGATTTATTTTTGCTAAGTAACATCATCAAAACTTTGATACTTTACAATAAAAGAGACATATTGGAGTCAATGGTGGAGGACGATAGGATTATGGGAATAGTTGGGATTTTAGAATACGATACTGAATACCCTACATCAAAGGCAAATCATAGGAAATATTTAGGATCAAAAGGTcccaatttcaaagaggTTATTCCATTGGAAAATGAGgacttaaaaataataatgaaaaaatgttttcGCTTACAGTTCTTAAAAGACGTGGTATTAGTACGATTTTTAGACGATCATAATTTCAACTTAATCTCGGAAATTGTCATGGACCTGGAAACGTGTATAATCGACTTTCTTCAAGTAGGGACGTTTTTGGACAGACTAATAGAGCTTTATGATACCAAAACCCTTCCAGAAAGCTCTTCAGAGAAGGAGAAGTTTGTACAAAAACGAAAAGACGGGATTAGATTGTTGCAACAGTGTGTTCAAATGTCAATCAATTTAGATGCGGTTGACCGTTCTAAGTTCTATAAAACACTTGTTCGAAAGGGTCTATTCAAAGTTTTAGATTATGCATTTCACATGGAGACGGATAGTAATGTTAGGATTTTAGCTACGGATACTATCATTACTATAATCGAACACGATATCTTGTTAATTCACAACGTTCAGAATGAAGATTCTTTCAAACGGCAACATAAATCAGCGCCCGATGACAAGTCTTCCCATCGGAAATATCCGCAGGATTACAGCTCCAGTACTGATTCCAAGTTGTTATTGATACTTTCAACCATTCTTCTGTCCGACAGGAGTCCCGGATTGCGAGAACAAGTTGTGCAAGCGCTAAATACTTTGCTTCACCCTGAAGGATGTGTGGGTAATGGAGAAGGTTCATATGATCTTATGGGCAGATCAAATTATGAAGCTAAGAACACATCTGAAGATTTCCCAAGTTTCAGTTATGGTTTAAACTCGGATTCAATCAATTTAAATAACTATCACTATAGCAGCGATGAAATGAATAATCTAGAGCCAGAATCTGAATCTGAATTTCAAGTAATGGAATATTTTGCAAATTTCTATAATAAAATCGCACCCATACTGTTTGGTCCATTAATCAAGAAGGATATCACAACGGAAATGGCAGAAATAGATGGGCAAATAGAAAAGGTTACAAAAGACGATCTTTTGTTAATTCATTTAGTGAAATTGGTATCATTTGTTTGCACTGAGCATGATCGTGTCTTATCCAGAAGATTCATATTAGAAAACGGTATACTAGATTCTGTTAGCAAACTTATCGGCGGTAATCATATGATGCAGCTAAGGTTAACAGCAGTAAGATGCATTAAAAACCTTATGTGTCTCGATGATAAATACTATCATCGATATatgatttcaaaaaatttatatgCGCCGGTTTTTAAACTCTTCCAGGAGAACATAGATAAGAATAATCTTGCAAATTCATGcattcaagattttttccGCATTATTATAACAGAATGTAGAGCTTATCAAAGTGATGGCCATAacagaaaggaaaaaaccAATGGTTCTTATGATGGCAACGGTAATGACGTCAAAACGAACGTGAACAACAATAGGACAAACTTTACCATTTTAAACAAATACTTAGTTCAAACATATGGTGATGTCTTGAGAAAAGCTACTGATATCCCTTTCATCCAGGATATGCTAGAAACCGGGGAAGAAAACCAACCCGATCATTCTAGCTTTGAAAATAGCATTGAAGGGGGGAATGACATTTCTGTAAATATGTCAACAGATGGATTTGCTTCGAATCATTTAGAAGATATTGACATTAAAAACGTCAAAAGATTACATTCTGAGATTGAACACTTTGAAAATGACCCCCATTATTCTGGTGATCAGTTAGCATTTAAAAAAAGCGTTGACCAAATGAATGCAAGTACTTGA
- the NNR1 gene encoding NADHX epimerase (NADHX epimerase; catalyzes isomerization of (R)- and (S)-NADHX; homologous to AIBP in mammals and the N- terminal domain of YjeF in E.coli; enzyme is widespread in eukaryotes, prokaryotes and archaea; the authentic, non-tagged protein is detected in highly purified mitochondria in high-throughput studies), which produces MSTLKVVSSKLAAEIDKELMGPQIGFTLQQLMELAGFSVAQAVCRQFPLRGKTETEKGKHVFVIAGPGNNGGDGLVCARHLKLFGYNPVVFYPKRSERTEFYKQLVHQLNFFKVPVLSQDEGNWLEYLKPEKTLCIVDAIFGFSFKPPMREPFKGIVEELCKVQNIIPIVSVDVPTGWDVDKGPISQPSINPAVLVSLTVPKPCSSHIRENQTTHYVGGRFIPRDFANKFGFEPFGYESTDQILKL; this is translated from the coding sequence ATGTCTACGTTGAAAGTTGTTTCATCAAAGCTTGCAGCTGAAATCGACAAAGAATTGATGGGTCCTCAAATCGGATTCACTCTACAACAGCTAATGGAGTTAGCTGGGTTTAGTGTCGCGCAGGCTGTATGTCGCCAGTTTCCACTGAGAGGCAAGACAGAAACGGAAAAGGGCAAACATGTATTTGTTATTGCTGGGCCAGGTAACAATGGCGGGGATGGTCTCGTGTGCGCAAGACATTTGAAGCTTTTTGGTTACAACCCTGTTGTTTTCTACCCCAAGAGAAGCGAGCGCACTGAATTCTACAAACAGCTGGTTCACcaattgaattttttcaaagttcCTGTCCTGTCTCAAGATGAGGGAAACTGGCTGGAATATTTGAAGCCGGAAAAGACCTTATGCATTGTAGATGCAATATTTGGTTTTAGTTTCAAGCCTCCCATGAGAGAGCCATTCAAGGGCATTGTCGAAGAACTGTGCAAAGTGCAAAACATTATCCCGATTGTTTCGGTGGACGTCCCCACAGGTTGGGACGTTGACAAAGGTCCGATCTCTCAGCCCTCAATTAATCCTGCTGTTCTTGTATCTCTGACTGTCCCCAAGCCATGCAGCTCTCACATAAGGGAGAATCAAACAACTCATTACGTGGGGGGAAGATTCATTCCTCGAGATTTCGCCAATAAATTCGGCTTTGAGCCATTTGGATATGAATCCACAGACCAAATATTGAAACTCTGA
- the GCR2 gene encoding Gcr2p (Transcriptional activator of genes involved in glycolysis; interacts and functions with the DNA-binding protein Gcr1p) has protein sequence MHHQTKLDVFIIRAYNLLSNESVISGASLQSVTNSPQTTTNTPSGMVNGAVGTGIANPTGLMGSDSTPNIDEIITSTGSNALTKTNSDSANGTPNGNSSSTSAISNASNPATTGNNASSSATSNGIYTQAQYSQLFAKISKLYNATLSSGSIDDRSTSPKSAIELYQRFQQMIKELELSFDASPYAKYFRRLDGRLWQIKTDSELENDELWRLVSMSIFTVFDPQTGQILTQGRRKGNSLNTSTKGSPSDLQGINNGNNNGNNGNIGNGSNIKNYGNKNMPNNRTKKRGTRVAKNAKNGKNNKNSNKERNGITDTSAFSNTTISNPGTNMLFDPSLSQQLQKRLQTLSQDVNSRSLTGYYTQPTSPGSGGFEFGLSHADLNPNASSNTMGYNTMSNNGSHSWKRRSLGSLDVNTLDDEAVEELLQLTNTSKRQRPMTTAAEGALINDGPDTNLNANNTQMKVDLNPSNSMGPIDTEAVIRPLKEAYDAIISEKGQRIVQLERELELQRQETQWLRKMLIEDMGCVRSMLRDLQR, from the coding sequence ATGCATCACCAAACTAAGTTAGATGTATTCATAATCAGAGCTTATAATTTACTGTCTAACGAGTCTGTCATTAGTGGTGCTTCCTTGCAGAGTGTTACAAACTCGCCACAGACGACAACGAACACGCCCTCAGGTATGGTTAACGGGGCGGTTGGAACAGGGATAGCTAATCCAACAGGGTTGATGGGGTCTGATAGCACACCTAACATCGATGAGATTATAACTAGCACTGGTAGTAATGCTCTGACGAAAACCAACTCAGATAGCGCTAATGGTACGCCGAATGGTAATTCAAGTTCTACCTCAGCCATTAGCAATGCAAGCAATCCTGCCACTACTGGTAATAATGCGAGCTCTAGTGCCACCTCAAATGGAATATATACGCAAGCGCAATATTCTCAACTTTTCGCcaaaatatcaaaactATATAACGCTACACTATCATCTGGGTCAATTGACGATAGATCAACATCACCAAAATCGGCAATCGAACTATATCAAAGATTTCAACAGATGATTAAGGAACTAGAGCTGAGTTTTGACGCAAGTCCTTACGCAAAATACTTCCGCCGGTTGGATGGAAGGCTTTGGCAAATAAAGACAGACTCAGAATTAGAAAACGATGAATTGTGGCGATTAGTCTCAATGAGCATATTTACAGTATTCGATCCTCAGACCGGCCAAATTCTAACTCAAGGACGCAGGAAGGGAAACTCCTTAAATACATCAACTAAAGGCTCCCCATCAGATTTACAGGGAATAAACAACGGGAACAATAATGGGAACAATGGTAATATTGGAAATGGGAGTAATATTAAGAACTatggaaataaaaacatGCCAAACAACCgaacgaaaaaaagaggCACCAGGGTGGCTAAAAATGCTAAAAATGggaaaaacaataaaaatagtaataaaGAGAGAAACGGCATTACAGATACGAGTGCATTCAGTAATACAACAATAAGCAACCCAGGTACCAATATGCTTTTTGATCCATCATTGTCTCAACAGTTACAAAAACGACTGCAAACGCTATCACAAGATGTCAATTCTCGTTCGTTGACAGGATATTATACACAGCCAACCAGTCCTGGCTCAGGAGGATTTGAATTTGGTTTGAGTCATGCAGATCTGAACCCCAATGCTTCCAGTAATACCATGGGCTATAATACAATGTCCAATAATGGATCCCATTCGTGGAAACGAAGGTCACTGGGATCGTTAGATGTTAATACGCTGGATGACGAAGCGGTGGAAGAACTTTTGCAACTGACAAATACGAGTAAGAGGCAGAGGCCGATGACAACTGCAGCAGAGGGTGCGTTAATAAATGATGGTCCGGACACTAATTTAAACGCGAATAACACCCAAATGAAAGTTGATTTAAATCCTTCAAACAGCATGGGACCTATAGATACAGAAGCCGTGATACGCCCATTGAAAGAAGCTTATGACGCAATCATTTCTGAAAAAGGCCAAAGAATTGTGCAATTAGAAAGAGAATTGGAATTACAGCGCCAAGAGACGCAGTGGTTAAGGAAAATGTTAATTGAAGACATGGGTTGTGTTAGAAGTATGTTAAGGGATTTACAAAGATGA
- the WHI3 gene encoding mRNA-binding protein WHI3 (RNA binding protein that modulates mRNA stability; regulates cell cycle, sister chromatid cohesion, and stress response genes; modulates stability and translational efficiency of CLN3 mRNA; colocalizes with P-bodies/stress granules to regulate target mRNAs; regulates cell fate and critical cell size for Start passage; regulates ploidy; self-templating mnemon that forms inactive super-assemblies, preventing G1 arrest in mother cells after unsuccessful mating and causing sterility in old cells): MQSSVYFDQTGSFASSSDNVVSSTTNTHNISPSHRSSLNLNTTSHPHEASGRGSASGELYLNDTNSPLAISSMLNTLALGSMPQDIASSNISNHDNNIKGSYSLKLSNVAKDITLRECYAIFALAEGVKSIELQKKNSSSSITSASLEDENDIFIIARFELLNLAINYAVILNSKNELFGPSFPNKTTVEIIDDTTKNLVSFPSSAIFNDTSRLNKSNSGMKRPSLLSQRSRFSFSDPFSNDSPLSQQQSQQQQQQPQQPQQHSTQKHSPQQCNQQQVNSSIPLSSQGQVIGLHSNHSHQDLSVESTIQTSDIGKSFLLRDNTEINEKIWGTSGIPSSINGYMSTPQPSTPTLEWGNTSASQHGSSFFLPSAASTAIAPTNSNTSANANASSNNGASNNGANQALSASSQQPMMQIGNTINTSLTSSNSLPPYGLMSSQSQHISNMVNTSDMNITPQKQNRFMQQPQPEHMYPVNQSNTPQKVPPARLSSSRNSHKNNSTTSLSSNITGSASISQADLSLLARIPPPANPADQNPPCNTLYVGNLPSDATEQELRQLFSGQEGFRRLSFRNKNTTSNGHSHGPMCFVEFDDVSFATRALAELYGRQLPRSTVSSKGGIRLSFSKNPLGVRGPNSRRGGSGNPNPNVNMLSSYNSNVGHIKN, translated from the coding sequence ATGCAAAGTTCAGTTTATTTTGACCAAACAGGGTCATTTGCGTCCAGTAGCGACAACGTTGTGTCTAGTACCACCAACACACACAACATTTCTCCCAGTCATCGTTCCAGTTTGAATCTGAACACTACTTCTCATCCCCACGAAGCGTCGGGTAGAGGAAGCGCAAGTGGGGAGTTGTATTTGAATGACACAAACTCACCCTTAGCGATATCTTCTATGCTAAACACACTTGCCCTTGGAAGTATGCCCCAAGACATTGCAAGCAGCAACATTAGCAATCACGATAACAACATTAAGGGGAGCTACAGCCTAAAATTGTCAAATGTAGCCAAGGATATTACTCTCAGAGAATGCTATGCAATCTTCGCTCTTGCTGAAGGTGTGAAAAGTATAGaattacagaaaaaaaactctTCATCAAGCATCACTTCTGCCTCATTAGAAGACGAgaatgatatttttatcattgcCAGATTTGAGTTATTGAATCTAGCTATTAATTATGCCGTTATTTTGAATTCGAAAAATGAACTCTTTGGACCCAGTTTTCCCAATAAAACAACCGTTGAAATAATAGATGACACAACAAAAAACTTGGTTTCATTCCCATCATCTGCCATTTTCAATGACACCTCAAGATTGAATAAATCGAACTCGGGAATGAAAAGGCCAAGTCTGTTATCACAAAGATCCAGGTTTTCATTCAGCGATCCATTTTCCAATGATTCTCCTTTAAGCCAACAGCAATctcaacagcagcagcaacagccACAACAGCCACAACAACACTCTACGCAAAAACATTCACCACAACAATGTAATCAACAACAAGTGAATTCTTCAATACCGTTATCTTCTCAAGGCCAGGTTATTGGGTTACATTCTAACCATTCACATCAAGATTTGTCTGTGGAATCAACAATTCAAACATCTGATATTGGCAaatctttccttttgaGAGATAACACtgaaattaatgaaaagatATGGGGCACAAGCGGTATACCTTCCAGCATCAACGGTTACATGAGCACTCCCCAACCTTCTACGCCAACTTTAGAATGGGGAAATACTTCTGCATCCCAACATGGTTCTTCGTTCTTTTTACCCTCTGCAGCATCGACAGCCATTGCACCTACGAATAGCAACACCAGTGCCAATGCAAACGCCAGCTCCAACAATGGAGCCAGCAATAATGGTGCTAACCAGGCACTCTCTGCCAGCTCGCAACAACCAATGATGCAAATTGGTAACACGATTAACACTTCCCTAACctcttcaaattcattgCCTCCATACGGTTTAATGTCTTCTCAATCGCAGCACATTTCAAATATGGTAAACACCTCTGATATGAACATTACACCTCAAAAACAGAACAGATTTATGCAACAACCCCAACCAGAGCATATGTATCCTGTGAATCAAAGTAACACTCCTCAAAAAGTACCGCCCGCAAGATTAAGTTCAAGTAGAAATTCACACAAGAATAACTCTACTACCTCATTATCCTCAAATATTACTGGATCTGCCTCGATTTCTCAGGCTGATTTGTCACTACTAGCCAGAATTCCACCTCCTGCCAACCCTGCTGATCAAAATCCACCTTGTAATACCCTTTATGTAGGGAATTTACCCTCCGACGCTACTGAGCAAGAACTAAGACAGCTATTTTCTGGTCAAGAAGGCTTCAGAAGACTATCATTCAGGAATAAGAATACCACATCTAATGGTCATAGTCACGGACCGATGTGCTTCGTTGAATTCGATGATGTCAGTTTTGCAACCAGAGCGTTAGCTGAATTGTATGGTAGACAGTTACCTCGCTCCACTGTGAGCAGTAAGGGAGGTATCAGATTaagcttttcaaaaaaccCACTGGGTGTTAGGGGCCCAAACAGCAGAAGAGGAGGCAGTGGTAACCCAAATCCTAATGTAAATATGCTTTCCAGTTACAATTCTAATGTTGGTCAtataaaaaactaa
- the SLZ1 gene encoding Slz1p (Sporulation-specific protein with a leucine zipper motif; subunit of the MIS complex which controls mRNA methylation during the induction of sporulation; homologous to human ZCH13H3, a subunit of the mammalian m6A methyltransferase complex) codes for MMNKVDQIIGYKKYEVKLPKDRQVKKNKSKGGNVDQIDTKREKDKMRAFGEERKKFLDKMAKNKKKNTSRKDREKPKEVEKENYKREDKRLKEQKKLSLAKEFRFKEPNSEAINQNTAAENGKPKPQTGLDFDIDHQTVSKIMIDQAIQTSSPLNVQLTELFNDNVLDVSKDSQFVLQDMEFTSWERRWSNCSTTSNATTVSSVPDPKYNINYNDITSFNSVALITEDLNISASSNGLHERGKKLLQQEMEYSNKVKNVTIGLERLCMDEKPVPDAGITMQQASRWSEFPTCCDQAAI; via the coding sequence ATGATGAATAAAGTAGATCAAATCATCGGTTACAAAAAGTACGAAGTGAAACTACCAAAAGATCGAcaagtaaagaaaaataaatcaaaaGGTGGAAATGTTGATCAAATAGATACTAAGAGGGAAAAGGATAAAATGAGAGCTTTTGGtgaagaaaggaaaaagttCTTAGATAAAATGGctaaaaacaaaaaaaaaaatacaagtAGAAAAGATAGAGAGAAGCCAAAAGaagtagaaaaagaaaactacaAAAGAGAAGACAAAAGGCTAaaagaacagaaaaaattatcacTGGCAAAAGAATTTCGTTTCAAAGAACCGAATTCAGAAGCCATTAATCAGAACACAGCAGCTGAAAATGGTAAACCTAAACCACAGACTGGACTAGATTTTGACATAGACCATCAAACCGTGTCCAAGATCATGATAGATCAGGCTATTCAAACATCTAGTCCTCTTAATGTCCAACTCACGGAACTTTTCAATGATAACGTCCTCGACGTCTCGAAAGATAGTCAGTTTGTCCTTCAAGACATGGAGTTCACCTCCTGGGAACGACGCTGGTCAAACTGCAGCACGACCAGTAATGCGACTACGGTCTCATCAGTTCCTGATCCCAAATATAATATCAACTACAACGACATAACCTCCTTCAATTCAGTAGCGCTAATTACCGAAGATCTTAACATATCTGCATCATCTAATGGTCTGCATGAGAGAGGTAAAAAGCTACTGCAGCAAGAGATGGAATACTCAAACAAGGTCAAAAATGTCACCATCGGGCTTGAAAGATTGTGTATGGATGAAAAACCAGTCCCAGATGCAGGAATAACCATGCAACAAGCGTCGCGCTGGTCAGAATTCCCCACTTGTTGCGATCAAGCTGCTATTTAG
- a CDS encoding uncharacterized protein (hypothetical protein; shares a promoter with YNL194C; the authentic, non-tagged protein is detected in highly purified mitochondria in high-throughput studies; YNL195C has a paralog, HBT1, that arose from the whole genome duplication), which produces MLGLGQSAQAYASDDALNMNQAKDKTYSVPGCGRASDLKYPHRDGHSSSHEQRSGILPTECPGPTLNTGAGSIGIPGCGKVTNRVVSDYNKNARSTLANFDSSKMTEARMNSKNVPIGCQDTSDPHFNGPIDQHVPGAGSPQSQPHHIDAWNSVSSRRADNNNQDMMDPQTASSDRYNEKMMREENSGVSASSYTTKVQGYPASIPSFNQETEEKETYAYGVGDRHNVPRNQIMDETNPSANVLNATDHSISHPENKVLHK; this is translated from the coding sequence ATGCTGGGTTTGGGCCAATCTGCTCAAGCATATGCAAGTGATGATGCTCTCAATATGAACCAGGCAAAGGATAAAACGTACAGCGTTCCAGGGTGTGGCAGGGCAAGCGACCTCAAATATCCTCATCGTGACGGACACTCTTCGTCTCACGAACAGCGCTCTGGAATTTTACCAACTGAATGCCCAGGCCCTACTTTAAACACCGGTGCCGGTAGCATCGGTATCCCGGGATGTGGCAAAGTCACAAATAGAGTGGTCAGTGACTATAACAAAAACGCTAGGTCTACGCTAGCCAATTTTGATAGTAGTAAAATGACCGAGGCAAGAATGAACAGCAAGAACGTGCCGATTGGTTGTCAAGACACCTCTGATCCGCACTTCAATGGGCCTATCGACCAACATGTTCCCGGTGCAGGTTCACCTCAAAGTCAACCTCATCACATCGACGCGTGGAACAGCGTTTCTTCTCGCCGTGCCGATAATAACAACCAAGACATGATGGACCCCCAAACGGCTTCCTCAGACAGGTACAATgagaaaatgatgagagaagaaaatagcGGCGTCTCTGCTTCTTCTTACACCACTAAAGTGCAGGGATATCCCGCAAGTATTCCATCATTCAATCAGGAAACTGAGGAAAAGGAAACCTACGCCTACGGTGTGGGTGATCGGCACAATGTCCCAAGAAACCAAATTATGGATGAGACTAATCCTTCGGCTAACGTTCTAAACGCTACTGATCATAGTATTTCGCACCCTGAGAATAAGGTCTTGCATAAgtag